One window of Flavobacterium dauae genomic DNA carries:
- a CDS encoding DUF4625 domain-containing protein encodes MKKLASLSFAIISLIGISSCSNDDTTAGTESIIDTTKPTIQIITPTDDQEIEPGSVLNFKADLKDNIGLASYKVEVHSAEDGHQHKAKQLEAEEFHYDFSAEVSSKSPEFTVEKSINVPEDVKEGHYHVGITVLDVNGNQNQQFVEIFIGHDHEH; translated from the coding sequence ATGAAAAAATTAGCAAGTTTAAGTTTCGCAATAATCAGTTTAATAGGAATTTCATCATGTTCAAATGATGATACGACAGCTGGGACAGAATCAATAATAGATACAACAAAGCCAACCATTCAAATTATTACGCCAACAGACGATCAGGAAATAGAACCGGGATCAGTGTTAAATTTCAAAGCAGATTTGAAAGATAATATAGGTTTAGCAAGCTATAAAGTTGAGGTACATTCGGCAGAAGATGGACACCAACACAAGGCAAAACAATTAGAAGCAGAAGAATTCCATTATGACTTTTCAGCAGAGGTATCTTCCAAATCACCCGAATTTACAGTTGAAAAATCAATCAATGTACCCGAAGATGTAAAAGAAGGTCATTATCACGTTGGTATTACCGTTTTAGATGTTAACGGAAACCAAAATCAGCAGTTTGTTGAAATTTTTATTGGTCACGATCACGAACATTAA
- a CDS encoding TonB-dependent receptor, protein MRLLLTIVLCMFGYNVFAQHQLQGVVKNINGETIPNSHVDLSSNCVDTDSSGIFTFNNLNSGTYTLKVSANGYGIYQEKIVLEQSKQLTIVLQEEDDEETLETIVIHTAQQKAYNQQKITQNYLQDNYSSSLAKTLSNVVGLDAVTVGSQTAKPMMRGLGFTRLAVTENGIKQEGQQWGADHGLEIDALTTESVNVVKGVGTITHGSDAIAGVIEVNNETIPTEGFKGQYATTAQSVNKSWANGLNLSYKNNNHFYKFKTSYSTFADFKVPVDEITYLGTKIPLTNGTMVNTAGNEFSVYGQWGYINDRFQSILSISQFQNKSGFFAAAHGIPSVDNAKPDGNDRNIGMPYQQVNHTKVTYHAKWQNTHDAWDFKLGFQRNHRQEYSFFHTHYSNQVPPEINPDLELDFKLNTLNAELSYKKDWLLDHTTVFGIQNQYQTNDISGYSYLMPEYNRWNVGVFGKHTWNFATDWNLELGARYDVAHLNVSEYFDEVLYDYLIEKGTADADAQTNAQRSMPLSKDFSRGNVAFGVSYQISEDWESTFTAASNFRFPTAMELSSNGIHHGAFRHEQGNQNLDVEKGWAFDLSQHFHKNNFKINASAYLYYFTNYIFLKPTGTFSILPHGGQVYKYDQSKAMLTGLEVDAQYQWNKFGFQAQAAYLYNKQISDSGVDYPLPFSTPINGQFNVQYYLKDGSLLQQNQFQVGTKTALQQSRIARGEEVTPGYTIANTQFSSVLNFKGFKPQIRLQVNNVFNTVYYHHNSFYRALDIPEFGRNIQIFITIPF, encoded by the coding sequence ATGCGTTTATTATTAACGATTGTTTTGTGTATGTTTGGCTATAACGTATTTGCACAGCACCAGTTACAAGGTGTGGTAAAAAACATTAATGGCGAAACCATACCAAACAGTCATGTTGATTTAAGCAGTAATTGTGTGGATACGGATTCTTCTGGAATTTTTACTTTTAATAACCTAAATAGCGGAACGTACACCTTAAAAGTTTCGGCTAATGGTTATGGTATTTATCAAGAAAAAATTGTCTTAGAGCAATCAAAACAACTAACTATTGTTCTACAAGAAGAAGATGATGAAGAAACTTTGGAAACCATTGTAATTCATACCGCACAACAAAAAGCATACAATCAGCAAAAAATTACACAGAACTATCTGCAAGATAATTACAGCAGCAGTCTGGCAAAAACTTTATCAAATGTGGTTGGATTAGATGCCGTAACTGTTGGTTCGCAAACCGCAAAACCTATGATGCGCGGCTTGGGATTTACACGCCTGGCTGTTACCGAAAACGGTATTAAACAGGAAGGACAACAATGGGGTGCTGATCACGGTTTGGAAATTGATGCTTTAACTACCGAAAGCGTTAACGTTGTTAAAGGCGTTGGTACAATTACGCACGGGTCGGATGCCATTGCAGGTGTTATTGAGGTAAATAACGAAACAATTCCTACCGAAGGTTTTAAAGGACAATATGCAACCACAGCTCAAAGTGTTAATAAATCATGGGCAAACGGATTGAATCTGTCTTATAAGAATAACAACCATTTTTATAAGTTTAAAACATCGTACAGCACATTTGCCGATTTTAAAGTTCCTGTTGATGAAATTACCTATCTGGGTACCAAAATTCCATTGACAAACGGAACGATGGTTAACACTGCCGGAAACGAATTTTCGGTATATGGGCAATGGGGATACATCAATGATCGTTTTCAAAGTATATTAAGCATTAGCCAGTTTCAAAACAAATCAGGATTTTTTGCAGCTGCACACGGTATTCCATCGGTAGATAATGCAAAACCCGACGGCAATGATCGAAACATAGGTATGCCTTACCAGCAGGTAAATCATACCAAAGTAACCTATCATGCCAAATGGCAGAATACGCACGATGCTTGGGACTTTAAATTAGGTTTTCAACGCAACCACCGTCAAGAATACAGTTTTTTTCATACACATTATTCCAATCAGGTACCGCCTGAAATCAATCCAGATTTGGAGTTAGATTTTAAGCTGAATACCCTAAACGCCGAATTATCATACAAAAAAGATTGGTTACTAGATCATACCACGGTTTTTGGCATTCAAAATCAATATCAAACCAATGATATTTCTGGATACAGTTATTTAATGCCTGAATATAATCGTTGGAATGTAGGTGTTTTTGGTAAACATACCTGGAATTTTGCAACCGATTGGAATTTGGAATTGGGTGCACGATATGATGTGGCACATTTAAATGTATCAGAATATTTCGATGAAGTTTTGTATGATTATTTAATTGAAAAAGGAACAGCTGATGCCGATGCCCAAACCAATGCACAACGCAGTATGCCCTTATCAAAAGATTTTTCTCGTGGAAATGTAGCTTTTGGCGTATCATACCAAATTTCCGAAGATTGGGAAAGTACGTTTACAGCAGCGTCGAACTTCAGATTTCCCACGGCAATGGAATTAAGTTCGAACGGAATTCACCACGGTGCTTTTCGTCACGAACAAGGAAATCAAAATTTAGATGTTGAAAAAGGCTGGGCTTTCGATTTAAGTCAGCATTTCCACAAAAACAACTTTAAAATAAACGCAAGTGCTTACTTATATTATTTTACTAATTACATTTTCTTGAAACCAACCGGCACGTTTTCTATTTTGCCACACGGCGGACAGGTTTATAAATACGACCAATCAAAAGCGATGCTTACCGGTTTAGAGGTTGATGCACAGTACCAATGGAACAAATTTGGCTTCCAGGCACAGGCGGCTTATTTGTACAATAAGCAAATTAGTGATTCGGGTGTTGATTATCCTTTGCCGTTTTCAACCCCAATTAACGGACAATTTAATGTTCAATATTATTTAAAAGATGGTAGTTTACTGCAGCAAAACCAGTTTCAGGTTGGAACAAAAACAGCGTTGCAACAAAGCAGAATTGCCAGAGGTGAAGAAGTAACACCGGGTTACACTATTGCAAATACACAATTTAGTTCGGTATTGAACTTTAAAGGTTTTAAACCGCAAATTCGTTTACAGGTAAACAATGTTTTTAACACGGTTTACTATCATCACAACAGTTTTTACCGCGCTTTGGATATTCCGGAGTTTGGCAGAAACATTCAAATTTTTATAACAATACCATTTTAA
- a CDS encoding TonB-dependent receptor — MKNFYILAASLVSALTFAQNGVIAGKITDETNQFSLPGATIKIENSNRYTISNQNGGYEFLSLPEGTYTVYVEYIGYVTAAQEVVVTANQTTTANFELIAGSEELEEIVIIGDFLRGQAKALNQQRNNANITNIISSDQVGRFPDANVGDALKRVPGITMQNDQGEARNIIVRGLSPELNSVTLNGDRIPSAEGDNRNVQMDLIPSDMISSIEVNKTLTPDMDADAIGGSVNLITRAVPNRERISATLSGGYAPIRDKGLYNAAFIYGNRFADNKLGIIASGTWQSQNFGSDNVEAVWDKDDNGNAYLTEMDIRKYDVQRVRRSASLSADYIFNENNRIDFTAMYNWRDDRENRFRTRYRDLELQDDGTYIGEIRRETKGGIDNNRNKNTRLEDQRVLNVSLRGEHLLSPKLDMDWAVSYSKASEDRPNERYIDFRQQDVVMGQNIGDGNHPLVYAVGGEDPTNFELRSITENHDYTQEEEIGAKLNFRVPMSIIQDQKGRLRFGARLRLKDKKRDNIFYEYEPLSPWGNLAETSNVHFGGNGFNPGSEYAPGYFVNPALLGSLDLGNTNMFESSLQPSEFLSSNYTAKERITAGYLRWDQDFNEKTSLIAGVRLEHTAIEYTGNYIMDEEDLVGEIKNENDYLNVLPSVTLKHKVNDNFILRAAVTTSIARPNYYNLAPYVNVIPADTEIAAGNPNLKATYATNFDVMAENYFENIGIVSAGAFYKNLDNFIYTYNNTIFTQSDFAAQFPNVSNPIPAGENWDFTQARNGDKVSVYGFEVAFQRQLDFLPGKFFKNFGLYANYTFTKSEAKGITNEDGTARTGLGLPRTAPHMVNGSLAWENNKFSARISANFTSAYLDEIGGNEFEDSYYDKQFFLDFNASYKFTPNWRVFLEANNLTNQPLRYYQGQSKRMKQMEYYQSRFTLGVKYDF; from the coding sequence ATGAAAAATTTTTACATTTTAGCCGCATCTTTAGTAAGTGCCTTAACATTTGCTCAAAATGGGGTAATTGCCGGAAAAATTACCGATGAAACCAATCAGTTTTCTTTACCCGGAGCTACAATTAAAATCGAAAATTCTAACCGCTACACAATATCCAATCAAAATGGAGGTTACGAATTTTTAAGCCTTCCAGAAGGAACTTACACCGTATATGTAGAATACATTGGTTACGTAACTGCTGCACAAGAAGTTGTGGTTACTGCTAACCAAACCACCACAGCTAACTTTGAGTTAATAGCCGGTTCTGAAGAATTAGAAGAAATTGTAATTATTGGCGATTTCTTACGCGGACAGGCAAAAGCGTTAAACCAACAACGCAACAATGCCAATATCACAAACATTATTTCGTCTGACCAGGTTGGGCGTTTTCCCGATGCCAATGTGGGTGACGCGTTAAAACGCGTGCCGGGAATTACAATGCAGAACGATCAGGGTGAAGCACGTAATATCATTGTTCGTGGATTATCGCCAGAACTAAACTCGGTAACGTTGAATGGCGACCGTATTCCGTCTGCCGAAGGAGATAACCGAAATGTTCAAATGGATTTAATTCCGTCTGATATGATTTCATCTATCGAAGTAAATAAAACCTTAACTCCGGATATGGATGCCGATGCCATTGGTGGTTCGGTAAACCTTATCACGCGTGCTGTACCAAACCGTGAGCGTATTTCGGCGACATTATCGGGTGGTTATGCACCAATTCGCGATAAAGGTTTATACAACGCAGCGTTTATTTACGGTAATCGTTTTGCAGATAACAAGTTAGGAATTATCGCTTCGGGAACGTGGCAATCGCAAAACTTCGGGTCTGATAACGTAGAAGCTGTTTGGGATAAAGACGATAATGGCAATGCGTATTTAACCGAAATGGACATTCGTAAGTACGATGTGCAGCGTGTGCGCAGAAGTGCATCGTTAAGTGCCGATTATATTTTTAACGAAAACAACCGTATCGATTTCACTGCAATGTACAACTGGCGCGATGACCGCGAAAACCGTTTTAGAACGCGTTATCGTGATTTGGAATTGCAAGACGACGGAACGTATATTGGAGAAATTCGCAGAGAAACAAAAGGCGGAATTGATAACAACCGTAACAAAAATACACGTTTAGAAGATCAGCGTGTACTAAATGTTTCGTTACGAGGAGAACATTTATTGTCACCTAAATTAGATATGGATTGGGCAGTTTCTTACTCTAAAGCAAGTGAGGATCGACCAAATGAAAGATACATCGATTTCCGTCAGCAAGATGTGGTAATGGGGCAAAATATCGGAGATGGAAATCATCCGTTGGTATATGCTGTTGGTGGCGAAGATCCTACTAATTTTGAATTAAGATCCATTACAGAAAATCACGATTATACACAAGAAGAAGAAATTGGAGCGAAATTAAACTTCCGTGTGCCAATGTCAATCATTCAAGATCAAAAAGGGCGTTTACGTTTTGGTGCGCGTTTACGTTTGAAAGATAAAAAACGTGACAATATTTTCTACGAATACGAACCATTAAGCCCTTGGGGAAATTTGGCTGAAACATCAAACGTACATTTTGGTGGTAATGGTTTTAACCCTGGATCAGAGTACGCACCAGGTTATTTTGTAAATCCGGCACTTTTAGGATCGTTAGATTTAGGAAATACTAATATGTTTGAATCATCTTTACAGCCATCAGAATTCTTATCATCAAACTACACAGCAAAAGAGCGTATCACCGCAGGATATTTACGTTGGGATCAAGATTTTAACGAGAAAACATCGTTAATTGCAGGTGTTCGTTTAGAGCATACCGCTATTGAATATACCGGAAATTATATTATGGACGAGGAAGATTTGGTAGGCGAAATCAAAAATGAAAACGATTATTTAAACGTACTTCCAAGTGTTACGTTGAAGCATAAAGTAAACGATAATTTTATTTTACGTGCGGCAGTAACCACAAGTATTGCACGTCCTAACTACTACAATTTGGCACCTTACGTTAATGTAATTCCTGCCGATACAGAAATTGCTGCGGGTAACCCAAATTTAAAGGCAACGTATGCTACGAACTTCGATGTAATGGCAGAAAATTACTTTGAAAACATTGGTATTGTGTCTGCGGGTGCGTTCTACAAAAATTTAGATAACTTCATCTATACGTATAACAATACCATTTTTACGCAAAGTGATTTTGCTGCACAGTTCCCTAATGTATCAAACCCTATTCCTGCAGGCGAGAACTGGGATTTTACACAGGCGAGAAACGGTGATAAAGTAAGTGTTTACGGTTTCGAAGTTGCTTTTCAACGTCAGTTAGATTTCTTACCAGGCAAATTCTTTAAAAACTTTGGTTTGTATGCTAACTATACTTTCACAAAATCTGAAGCGAAAGGAATTACAAACGAAGACGGAACCGCGCGTACAGGTTTAGGTTTACCACGCACCGCACCACATATGGTTAACGGATCGTTGGCTTGGGAAAACAATAAATTCTCTGCACGTATATCGGCTAACTTTACATCGGCTTATTTAGATGAAATTGGAGGAAACGAGTTCGAAGATAGCTATTACGACAAACAATTCTTTTTAGATTTTAATGCTTCGTACAAGTTTACTCCAAACTGGCGCGTGTTCCTTGAAGCAAATAACTTAACCAACCAGCCGTTGCGTTATTATCAAGGTCAAAGCAAACGCATGAAACAAATGGAATATTATCAATCTCGATTTACATTGGGAGTTAAATATGATTTTTAA
- a CDS encoding phytase has product MKKVLYLLAVTALVTSCNSSKLAPVAKNALKPTVVTEATPHDTDDPAIWINKANPSQSLIIGTDKEKETGGLYAYDLQGKIVNKVYPMDRPNNVDIAYGLLLNGKSTDIAVVTERKKDQIRIFSLPDLKPIDNGGIAVFADSEQKDPMGIALYTNPSNGKIYAIVGRKEGVSGEYLYQYELTDNKGTVTANLVRKFGNYSGKKEIEAIMVDNELGYVYYADETQGIRKYYADPAKGNEELAFFGQKDFKRDHEGIALYKTNNKEGYILISDQQANNFVVYKREGENGNANDHKMIAKIPFSTIECDGADAVNFNFGGSFTNGMLVAMSNGMIFHYYDWNIIQQEIDKQVE; this is encoded by the coding sequence ATGAAAAAAGTACTATATCTTTTAGCGGTTACCGCTTTAGTAACCTCTTGTAATTCTTCAAAACTGGCTCCGGTAGCAAAAAATGCACTAAAGCCAACGGTTGTAACAGAAGCGACTCCGCATGATACTGATGATCCTGCTATTTGGATCAACAAAGCAAATCCATCACAATCATTAATCATCGGAACAGATAAAGAAAAAGAAACCGGTGGTTTGTATGCTTATGATTTGCAAGGAAAAATTGTAAATAAAGTGTATCCTATGGATCGCCCAAACAATGTGGACATTGCCTACGGATTGCTATTAAACGGAAAATCTACCGATATTGCCGTAGTTACCGAACGTAAAAAAGATCAGATCCGTATATTTTCGTTACCCGATTTAAAACCAATTGATAATGGTGGGATTGCCGTTTTTGCCGATTCTGAACAAAAAGATCCAATGGGAATTGCATTGTACACCAATCCTTCAAACGGAAAAATTTATGCAATTGTCGGCAGAAAAGAAGGAGTTTCGGGCGAATATTTGTATCAGTACGAATTAACCGATAACAAAGGAACAGTTACCGCTAATTTGGTACGTAAATTCGGAAACTATTCAGGCAAAAAAGAAATTGAAGCCATTATGGTTGACAATGAGTTGGGATACGTTTATTATGCCGATGAAACCCAAGGAATAAGAAAATATTATGCCGATCCTGCAAAAGGAAATGAAGAATTAGCATTTTTCGGGCAAAAAGATTTTAAACGCGATCACGAAGGCATCGCTCTTTATAAAACCAATAATAAAGAAGGTTATATTTTAATATCAGATCAGCAGGCGAATAATTTTGTTGTTTACAAACGCGAAGGTGAAAATGGCAATGCAAACGATCATAAAATGATTGCTAAAATTCCGTTTTCTACCATTGAATGCGATGGAGCTGATGCGGTGAATTTCAACTTCGGCGGATCGTTTACCAACGGAATGTTAGTAGCAATGAGCAACGGTATGATTTTCCACTATTACGATTGGAACATCATTCAGCAAGAAATAGACAAACAGGTTGAATAG
- a CDS encoding RHS repeat protein: MKKIVLSAFLLAGLMFTSCKDDDNKIDEGTVDISKMYLPLKITADDYTTNYTYNNKGQLTKIVESDGYEYTFAYSGNQLTSFVEIDSGTKTTYTFSQSGNIITVNLVGEVNGETLNDTHTLEVDAKGNLINDGYFIYTYDANGNNVIVEAENGDGIANLTFDTKNNVFKNLNLPKWVSNYLSLFNSGSNNSLTFSFVSTEYPEDNNSGTMTYEYNADGYPTKATATSTDDTGTYTDTQTIEYTKK; encoded by the coding sequence ATGAAAAAAATAGTATTATCGGCTTTTCTATTAGCTGGATTAATGTTTACATCTTGTAAAGATGATGATAACAAAATTGATGAAGGTACAGTGGATATTTCTAAAATGTATCTGCCATTAAAAATTACTGCAGACGATTACACAACAAATTACACCTATAACAACAAAGGACAGCTAACTAAAATTGTTGAAAGTGACGGATACGAATATACTTTTGCTTATTCTGGAAATCAATTAACTAGTTTTGTTGAAATTGACTCGGGTACTAAAACAACTTATACTTTTTCACAAAGTGGTAATATTATTACTGTAAATTTAGTAGGTGAAGTAAATGGTGAGACCCTTAATGATACACATACATTAGAAGTAGATGCTAAAGGAAATTTAATAAACGATGGTTATTTTATATATACTTATGATGCTAATGGAAATAATGTTATAGTTGAAGCCGAAAATGGCGATGGTATTGCAAATTTAACTTTCGATACAAAAAACAATGTTTTTAAGAACTTGAATTTACCAAAATGGGTTTCAAATTATTTGTCACTATTCAATAGCGGTAGTAATAATTCTTTAACATTTAGTTTTGTAAGTACAGAATATCCTGAAGATAATAATTCAGGAACAATGACGTACGAGTATAATGCTGATGGGTATCCAACAAAAGCAACAGCTACAAGTACTGATGATACAGGAACATACACAGATACTCAAACTATAGAATATACCAAAAAGTAA
- a CDS encoding metallophosphoesterase — MKNRHPFYILLLLVISFYSYGQERPDHTLNKTVHQHADIQAAKNGISFLAIGDFGRHGAFTQKEVARDMGTIAEILDLNFTISVGDNFYPTGVQSTQDYQWFSSFENIYTHHLLHEPWFVALGNHDYEGSVQAQIDYSKISRRWEMPDRYFERFIEIDKGKFLQLLVIDTNPFVKKYKTNPEKYLGINDQDTNEQLQWIETKLANNDPKIVWKIVVGHHPLYSGGKRKNEQETKDTELIFEPILEKYQVDAYICGHEHDLQIIKKSNKKVMQFLSGAGSELRETGKIEGSIFAEAVPGFMAFTLTNNILKAYVIQSNEKDFKVIYQTEIKK; from the coding sequence ATGAAGAATAGACATCCATTCTACATATTATTGTTATTAGTCATTAGTTTTTATTCGTATGGTCAGGAGCGTCCTGATCATACGCTTAACAAAACGGTTCATCAACATGCAGATATTCAGGCTGCAAAAAACGGAATTTCGTTTTTGGCTATCGGCGATTTTGGTCGTCACGGTGCTTTCACGCAGAAAGAAGTTGCCCGCGATATGGGGACAATTGCCGAAATTTTAGATCTGAATTTTACCATTTCTGTTGGCGATAATTTTTATCCTACGGGAGTTCAAAGCACACAAGATTATCAGTGGTTTTCATCGTTCGAAAACATTTATACGCACCATTTACTGCACGAACCTTGGTTTGTTGCCCTGGGAAATCATGATTACGAAGGAAGTGTGCAAGCACAGATTGATTACAGTAAGATTTCAAGAAGATGGGAAATGCCCGATCGTTATTTTGAACGATTTATAGAAATTGATAAAGGAAAATTTTTACAATTGTTGGTTATTGATACCAATCCGTTTGTTAAAAAATACAAGACAAATCCCGAGAAATATTTAGGAATAAACGATCAGGATACCAACGAACAATTACAATGGATTGAAACCAAATTGGCTAATAACGATCCTAAAATTGTGTGGAAAATCGTTGTAGGGCATCATCCGCTTTACAGTGGTGGAAAACGCAAAAACGAACAGGAAACCAAAGATACCGAGTTGATTTTTGAACCAATTTTAGAAAAGTATCAGGTTGACGCTTACATTTGCGGACACGAGCACGATTTGCAGATCATTAAAAAAAGTAACAAAAAAGTAATGCAGTTTTTATCGGGTGCGGGCAGTGAATTGCGCGAAACCGGAAAAATAGAAGGATCGATTTTTGCCGAAGCCGTTCCAGGTTTTATGGCATTCACCCTAACCAACAACATTTTGAAAGCTTACGTAATTCAATCAAACGAAAAAGACTTCAAAGTAATTTATCAAACCGAAATTAAAAAATGA
- a CDS encoding aspartate-semialdehyde dehydrogenase, translating to MRVAVVGATGMVGEVMLNVLAERNFPVTELIPVASEKSVGKEIAFKDKKYKVVNLQTAVEMKPDVALFSAGGETSLEWAPKFAEAGTTVVDNSSAWRMDPSKKLIVPEINASELTATDKIIANPNCSTIQLVMALAPLHKAYQIKRVIVSTYQSITGTGVKAVQQLENEYKGEKGEMAYKYQIHRNAIPHCDSFLDNGYTKEEMKLTNETKKIMGDDSIKVTATAVRIPVVGGHSEAVNIEFENDFDLNKVRALLQDTPGIMVQDNLDTFTYPMPLYAQNKDEVFVGRIRRDESQENTLNMWIVADNLRKGAATNTIQIAEYLLANKLIG from the coding sequence ATGAGAGTAGCTGTAGTTGGCGCAACCGGAATGGTTGGCGAGGTAATGCTGAATGTTTTGGCAGAACGTAATTTTCCTGTAACAGAATTAATTCCGGTAGCATCGGAAAAATCGGTTGGCAAGGAAATAGCTTTTAAGGATAAGAAGTATAAGGTGGTAAATTTGCAAACGGCCGTTGAAATGAAACCCGATGTGGCGTTGTTTTCGGCAGGTGGAGAAACATCGTTAGAGTGGGCACCAAAATTTGCCGAAGCAGGTACAACTGTTGTTGATAATTCGTCGGCTTGGAGAATGGATCCTTCTAAAAAATTAATTGTACCAGAAATTAATGCTAGCGAATTAACCGCAACCGATAAAATCATTGCCAACCCTAACTGTTCTACCATTCAATTGGTAATGGCGTTGGCTCCGTTGCATAAAGCATATCAAATTAAACGCGTCATTGTATCAACCTATCAATCGATTACAGGAACGGGTGTAAAAGCGGTGCAACAGTTAGAAAATGAATACAAAGGCGAAAAAGGCGAAATGGCTTACAAATACCAAATTCACCGTAACGCCATTCCTCATTGCGATAGTTTTTTGGATAACGGTTACACCAAAGAAGAAATGAAACTGACCAACGAAACCAAAAAAATTATGGGCGACGATAGCATTAAGGTTACGGCTACCGCTGTTCGTATTCCGGTTGTTGGTGGGCATAGTGAGGCAGTGAATATTGAGTTTGAAAACGATTTTGATTTAAACAAAGTACGTGCTTTATTGCAAGATACTCCGGGAATTATGGTGCAAGATAATTTAGATACTTTTACGTACCCAATGCCGTTGTACGCACAAAATAAAGATGAGGTTTTTGTGGGAAGAATCCGTAGAGATGAAAGCCAGGAAAACACCTTAAACATGTGGATTGTTGCCGATAATTTACGTAAAGGTGCAGCAACCAACACTATACAAATTGCCGAATATTTGTTGGCAAACAAGTTAATAGGTTAA